Proteins encoded in a region of the Phacochoerus africanus isolate WHEZ1 chromosome 8, ROS_Pafr_v1, whole genome shotgun sequence genome:
- the YTHDF2 gene encoding LOW QUALITY PROTEIN: YTH domain-containing family protein 2 (The sequence of the model RefSeq protein was modified relative to this genomic sequence to represent the inferred CDS: inserted 3 bases in 2 codons; deleted 2 bases in 1 codon) — MPRPLCEARGSPTRPGPAAPGRAEPRRRLSXGPGFEALRPAAPSASPSPALPAPPRVSEPAGRAVFPPLGGPRFSXLFPSPSVKPWFPRVVRGAAPASLRGPRWPRAFPRLPSPVSPSPPFPDASSGLRLYSLLRPGFNWCFLFHFFLGRPAARRRFLRPQRPKGQGNKVQNGSVHQKDGLNDDDFEPYLSPQARPNNAYTAMSDSYLPSYYSPSIGFSYSLGEAAWSTGGDTAMPYLTSYGQLSNGEPHFLPDAMFGQPGALGSTPFLGQHGFNFFPSGIDFSAWGNNSSQGQSTQSSGYSSNYAYAPSSLGGAMIDGQSAFASETLNKAPGMNTIDQGMAALKLGSTEVASNVPKVVGSAVGSGSITSNIVASSSLPPATIAPPKPASWADIASKPAKQQPKLKTKNGIAGSSLPPPPIKHNMDIGTWDNKGPVAKAPSQALVQNIGQQPTQGSPQPVGQQATSSPPVAQASVGQQTQPLPPPPPQPTQLSVQQQAAQPTRWVAPRNRGSGFGHNGVDGNGVGQSQAGSGSTPSEPHPVLEKLRSINNYNPKDFDWNLKHGRVFIIKSYSEDDIHRSIKYNIWCSTEHGNKRLDAAYRSMNGKGPVYLLFSVNGSGHFCGVAEMKSAVDYNTCAGVWSQDKWKGRFDVRWIFVKDVPNSQLRHIRLENNENKPVTNSRDTQEVPLEKAKQVLKIIASYKHTTSIFDDFSHYEKRQEEEESVKKERQGRGK; from the exons ATGCCTCGGCCATTGTGTGAGGCGAGAGGGAGCCCGACTAGGCCCGGGCCCGCCGCCCCCGGTCGGGCCGAGCCGAGGCGGCGCCTTTC CGGGCCGGGTTTCGAGGCTCTCCGGCCGGCCGCGCCCAGCGCCTCGCCCTCACCCGCACTCCCCGCTCCTCCCCGGGTCTCGGAGCCCGCCGGACGCGCCGTGTTTCCTCCTCTCGGCGGGCCTCgttttt tcttgtttccttctccttctgtgaAGCCCTGGTTTCCTCGCGTTGTTCGTGGCGCGGCCCCCGCTTCTCTCCGCGGGCCCCGCTGGCCTCGCGCTTTCCCCCGCCTCCCATCCCCAGTCTCCCCCTCACCCCCGTTCCCCGACGCC TCCTCAGGCCTGCGCCTTTATTCCCTTCTCCGGCCCGGCTTTAATTGgtgtttccttttccatttcttcctcggACGACCCGCTGCTCGGCGACGTTTTCTTCGCCCGCAGAGACCAAAAGGTCAAGGAAACAAAG tgcaaAATGGATCTGTACATCAAAAGGATGGATTAAATGATGATGATTTTGAACCTTACTTGAGTCCACAGGCAAGGCCC aaTAATGCATATACTGCCATGTCAGATTCCTACTTACCCAGTTACTACAGTCCCTCCATTGGCTTCTCCTATTCTTTGGGTGAAGCTGCTTGGTCTACTGGGGGTGATACAGCCATGCCCTATCTAACTTCTTATGGACAACTGAGCAACGGAGAGCCTCACTTCCTACCAGATGCAATGTTTGGACAACCAGGAGCCCTAGGTAGCACTCCATTTCTTGGTCAGCatggttttaatttctttcccAGCGGGATTGACTTCTCAGCTTGGGGGAATAATAGTTCTCAGGGACAGTCTACTCAGAGCTCTGGATATAGTAGTAATTATGCTTATGCACCTAGCTCCTTAGGTGGAGCCATGATTGATGGACAGTCAGCTTTTGCCAGTGAGACCCTCAATAAGGCTCCTGGCATGAATACTATAGACCAAGGGATGGCAGCACTAAAGTTGGGTAGCACAGAAGTTGCAAGCAATGTTCCAAAAGTTGTAGGCTCTGCTGTTGGTAGTGGGTCCATTACTAGTAACATTGTGGCTTCCAGTAGTTTGCCTCCAGCTACGATTGCTCCTCCAAAACCAGCATCTTGGGCTGATATTGCTAGCAAGCCTGCAAAACAACAACCCAAGTTGAAGACCAAGAATGGCATTGCAGGGTCAAGTCTTCCACCACCCCCAATAAAGCATAACATGGATATTGGAACTTGGGATAACAAGGGTCCTGTGGCAAAAGCCCCCTCGCAGGCTTTGGTTCAGAATATAGGTCAGCAGCCAACCCAGGGGTCTCCCCAGCCTGTAGGTCAGCAGGCTACCAGTAGCCCACCAGTGGCTCAGGCATCAGTAGGGCAACAGACACAGCcattgcccccacctccaccacagcctacTCAGCTCTCAGTGCAGCAACAGGCAGCTCAGCCAACCCGCTGGGTAGCACCTCGGAACCGTGGCAGTGGGTTCGGTCATAATGGGGTGGATGGTAATGGAGTAGGACAGTCTCAGGCTGGATCTGGATCTACTCCTTCAGAACCTCACCCAGTTTTGGAGAAGCTTCGGTCCATTAATAACTACAACCCCAAGGATTTTGACTGGAATCTGAAACATGGCCGGGTTTTCATCATTAAGAGCTACTCTGAGGACGATATCCACCGTTCCATTAAGTATAACATCTGGTGCAGCACAGAGCATGGTAACAAGAGACTGGATGCTGCTTATCGCTCCATGAACGGGAAGGGCCCCGTTTACTTACTTTTCAGTGTCAACGGCAGTGGACACTTCTGTGGCGTTGCAGAGATGAAATCTGCTGTGGACTACAACACGTGTGCAGGTGTATGGTCCCAGGACAAATGGAAGGGTCGTTTTGACGTCAGGTGGATTTTTGTGAAGGACGTTCCCAATAGCCAACTGCGACACATTCGCCTGGAGAACAACGAGAATAAACCAGTGACCAACTCCAGGGACACTCAGGAAGTGCCTCTGGAAAAGGCTAAGCAGGTGTTGAAAATCATAGCCAGCTACAAGCATACCACTTCCATTTTCGATGACTTCTCACACTATGAGAAACgccaagaggaagaagagagtgtTAAAAAG